ACTGCAAGAAATTTGTTTTTGTGCATATACCTTTTGTACAATTTGAACTATCGCAAGGTAAtttcaaaaaaagtaaacaacTTCTTCATAAAACTGTAGAATGTGGAGCAGTACCACTGGAAATGCCGGAAATTGCCATTCGGAATTTAAACCTTCAAAAGAAGCAGCTGctttcagaggaggaaaagaagagttTATTAGCATCTACACTATTGACTGCTCAAGAATCATTCCCCAGTTCACTTGGACATTTACAGAATAGGAACATCAGTTGTGATTCCAGAGGACAGACTAGGAAAGCCAGGTTTTTGTATGGAGAGAACATGCCCCCTCAAGATGCAGAGATAGGTCATCGAAATCCCTTGAAACAAACAAAGCTAAATGGTCGTGCCCATTTGGAAGAGTCCCAGTTAACCTTCTAAGTAGCCCGGATTATGGGAAGACAGATGGTTCAGTTGTACCAAGTCTTACAAGAAGACAGATGTCTGGATCAGAACGTCGAGATATGATTGTGCCTGGATATAAATCAAGTGGAAATGATTCCAGTGAATTGAGAAATTTAAAGTCTATTCAAAATATCCATTCCAAGGAACCTCTGATGTCAGATAAGAAGAGTTCTGAACTTATTACTGAAACTGAATCAAGCCTTCTAACAAAATTAGAAGAAACTAAGGAACATCAAGAACCAAAGGTTCCAGAGAGTAAGCAGAAACACTGGCAGTCTATGAGAAACCCAGAATGTGTAAACCAGAATCCTGCTACATCTTCAAATCAGTGGCAGATTCCAAAGATATCCTGAGAAGTTGATACAGAGCAGAAACAAACCACTTTTGAGCAACCTGCCTTTTCAGTTTCAAAGCAGTCACCACCAATATCAGTACCTAAGTGGACTGATCCAAAATCTATTTGTAAAACACCCAGTAGCAGTGCCTTGGATGATTACATAAGCTGCTTCAGAACTCCAGTTGAAAAGAACGACTTTCCACCTGCTTGTCAGTTGTCTACACCTTATAGCCAACTTGCCTATTTCAAGCAGCAACGGCAGCAAATACCTGCTACCCCACTTCAGACTTTACAGATTTCAGCAccctcttcaacaaatgaatgcatTTTGGTTAAAGGAAGCATGTATTCCATACTGAAGCAGATAGGAAGTGGAGACTCAAGTAAGGTATTCCAGATattgaatgaaaagaaacagatacagggtgcctgggtggctcagtcgttcagcgtctgccttcggctcaggtcatgatcccagggtcctgggatcgagccctgcatcgggttccctgttcattggggaaccttcttctccctctgtcccttcccctgcttgtgttccctctctcgctgtgtctctctctgtcaaataaataaaatcttaaaaaaataaataaaaataaaatttatataaaaaaaaagaaaagaaacagatacaTGCCATAAAATATGTGAACTTAGAAGAAGCAGATAATCAAACAACTAAGAGTTACTGGAATGAAATCGCTTACTTGAATAAACTACAACAACACAGTGATAAGATCATCCAACTTTATGATTATGAAATCATGGACCAGTACATTTACATGGTAATGGAGTGTGGAAATACAGACCTAAATAGttggcttaaaaagaaaaaatccatcaATCCATGGGAACGCAAAAGGTACTGGAAAAGTATGTTGGAGGCAGTTTACACAATTCATCAACATGGCATCGTTCACAGTGATCTGAAACCTGCTAACTTTCTGATAGTTGATGGAATGCTAAAGCTAATTGACTTTGGGATTGCAAACCAAATGCAACCAGATACAACAAGTATTGTTAAAAACTCTCAGGTTGGTACAGTTAATTATATGCCACCAGAAGCAATCAAAGATATGTcttcctaggggtgcctgggtggctcagttggttaagcgactgccttcagctcaggtcgtgatcccagggtcctgggatggagccccacgtcaggctccttgctcagcggagagcctgcttctccctctccttctgcccgtcgctccccactgcttgtgctcgctctctctttctctgtcaaataaataaataaaatcttaaaaaaaaatatatatatatgtctatctcAAGAGAGAACGGGAAATCCAAGTAAAAGATAAGTCCCAAAAGTGATGTTTGGTCCTTAGGCTGCATTTTGTACTATACAACTTACGGGAAGACACCATTTCAGCATATAATTAATCAGATTTCTAAATTACCTGCCATAATTAACCCTAATCATGAAATCAAATTTCC
Above is a window of Halichoerus grypus chromosome 10, mHalGry1.hap1.1, whole genome shotgun sequence DNA encoding:
- the LOC118526027 gene encoding LOW QUALITY PROTEIN: dual specificity protein kinase TTK-like (The sequence of the model RefSeq protein was modified relative to this genomic sequence to represent the inferred CDS: inserted 2 bases in 2 codons; substituted 3 bases at 3 genomic stop codons), with amino-acid sequence MEAEDLSGRELTIDSIMNKVGAIKNKFKNEALTDELSLNYSQAIEALPPDKYGQNESFAQIQVRFAELKAIQEPDDAHDCFQMARANCKKFVFVHIPFVQFELSQGNFKKSKQLLHKTVECGAVPLEMPEIAIRNLNLQKKQLLSEEEKKSLLASTLLTAQESFPSSLGHLQNRNISCDSRGQTRKARFLYGENMPPQDAEIGHRNPLXTNKAKWSCPFGRVPVNLLSSPDYGKTDGSVVPSLTRRQMSGSERRDMIVPGYKSSGNDSSELRNLKSIQNIHSKEPLMSDKKSSELITETESSLLTKLEETKEHQEPKVPESKQKHWQSMRNPECVNQNPATSSNQWQIPKISXEVDTEQKQTTFEQPAFSVSKQSPPISVPKWTDPKSICKTPSSSALDDYISCFRTPVEKNDFPPACQLSTPYSQLAYFKQQRQQIPATPLQTLQISAPSSTNECILVKGSMYSILKQIGSGDSSKVFQILNEKKQIQGAWIHAIKYVNLEEADNQTTKSYWNEIAYLNKLQQHSDKIIQLYDYEIMDQYIYMVMECGNTDLNSWLKKKKSINPWERKRYWKSMLEAVYTIHQHGIVHSDLKPANFLIVDGMLKLIDFGIANQMQPDTTSIVKNSQVGTVNYMPPEAIKDMSSXGENGKSKXKISPKSDVWSLGCILYYTTYGKTPFQHIINQISKLPAIINPNHEIKFPDIPEKDLQDVLKCCLIRDPKQRISIPELLAHPYVQIQTHPGNQMAKGTTEEMKYVLGQLVGLNSPXLKAAKTLYDHYSSGESHDSSSSKTFEKKWEKK